One window from the genome of Pyxicephalus adspersus chromosome 6, UCB_Pads_2.0, whole genome shotgun sequence encodes:
- the KCNG1 gene encoding voltage-gated potassium channel regulatory subunit KCNG1 has protein sequence MTLLGGENSDYDYSALSCASDTSFNHNFFTETESLKGIFYKRAKLIQPGEDLFKSVHPDDRKHHAIINVGGIRYLLPWTTLEEFPLTRLGQLKLCNNFDEILSICDDYDVTCNEFFFDRNPGAFRTILTFLRVGKLRLLREMCALSFQEELLYWGIEENSLEWCCKRRYIQKMEEFAELNLREDELIENDNNSEPEDESRFDMCMRHLRDMVEKPQSGLPGKIFACLSVLFVTITAVNLSISTMPELREEEEKGQCSTMCYNIFIVESVCVGWFSLEFALRFIQAPSKFAFLRQPLNLIDIVAILPYYITLVVDNTSVGQKKSGTGNIYLDKVGLVLRILRALRILYVMRLARHSLGLQTLGLTARRCTREFGLLLLFLCVAIALFAPLLYLIENEMADSQEFTSIPACYWWAVITMTTVGYGDMVPRSIPGQVVALSSILSGILLMAFPVTSIFHTFSRSYIELKQEQERLICRRAQLLMKSKSELSNNLQGSDILFGSMSSDAKD, from the exons ATGACTCTTCTCGGAGGGGAAAATTCAGACTATGACTATAGTGCGCTAAGTTGCGCCTCTGACACCTCATTCAATCACAACTTCTTCACAGAAACTGAATctttaaaaggaatattttacaaAAGGGCTAAGCTCATACAGCCAGGGGAGGACCTCTTTAAAAGTGTCCACCCAGATGACCGTAAGCACCATGCCATTATTAATGTTGGTGGAATTAGGTACCTGCTTCCATGGACCACTTTGGAGGAGTTTCCATTGACACGGCTAGGACAGCTAAAGTTGTGCAACAACTTTGATGAAATTCTGAGTATTTGTGATGATTATGATGTGACTTGCAATGAGTTTTTCTTTGATCGCAATCCTGGAGCCTTCAGGACTATTTTGACATTTCTGCGTGTAGGAAAACTGCGACTCCTGCGAGAGATGTGTGCACTTTCCTTCCAGGAGGAGCTTCTCTATTGGGGGATTGAGGAGAACAGTCTGGAGTGGTGCTGTAAAAGGCGATACATTCAAAAGATGGAGGAGTTTGCTGAACTCAACCTCCGGGAGGATGAGCTGATCGAAAATGACAACAATTCTGAGCCAGAGGATGAGAGTCGGTTTGACATGTGCATGCGACACCTCAGGGACATGGTGGAGAAACCGCAGTCTGGACTTCCAGGAAAAATTTTTGCTTGCTTATCGGTTTTATTTGTGACAATCACAGCAGTGAACCTCTCCATTAGCACTATGCCAGAATTGCGGGAAGAGGAGGAAAAA ggGCAATGCTCCACCATGTGCTACAACATCTTTATTGTGGAGTCAGTCTGCGTGGGCTGGTTCTCCCTGGAATTTGCTTTGCGTTTCATCCAGGCACCCAGCAAGTTTGCCTTCCTGCGGCAACCACTGAACCTCATAGACATTGTGGCAATCCTGCCCTACTACATCACGCTGGTCGTGGACAACACTTCAGTGGGACAGAAAAAATCAGGAACTGGAAACATCTACTTGGACAAAGTAGGCCTTGTGCTACGTATACTTCGTGCCTTGAGGATCCTGTATGTGATGCGTCTGGCTCGGCACTCTTTAGGGTTACAGACTCTGGGCCTTACTGCTCGCCGCTGCACCCGTGAGTTTGGCCTGTTGCTTCTCTTTCTCTGTGTAGCCATAGCCCTTTTTGCCCCATTGCTTTACCTAATTGAGAATGAGATGGCAGACTCGCAAGAGTTCACAAGCATCCCCGCTTGCTACTGGTGGGCTGTTATCACCATGACAACAGTAGGGTATGGTGACATGGTACCCAGGAGTATACCTGGCCAGGTGGTGGCGCTGAGCAGCATCCTAAGTGGAATTTTGCTTATGGCTTTCCCGGTGACCTCAATCTTCCACACTTTTTCCCGATCCTACATTGAGCTAAAGCAGGAGCAGGAGAGACTTATTTGCAGGAGGGCACAGCTGCTGATGAAAAGCAAGTCGGAGCTAAGCAATAACTTACAAGGAAGTGACATACTGTTTGGAAGCATGTCTTCTGATGCAAAAGACTGA